The Thalassotalea sediminis genome includes the window TACTCGAGCCAAATATCTGTGTAAATTGCTGGCCGCTCATAATGCAGCTGCATACGGTAATTATAGTAAGCGGCAATTGTATTTAAGACTAACCAAAATAACGCATTTGCTAAGCAAATATTTCTCGGGGGAAGTTTATTTAGTAGCGTTGATAATGGCATGGATAAATTTATCGCAATATCTAATAAGTTAACGTAATTGTTTATACATTATAGCGACCAATAATGCTTCCTTGTTTACCGTTTATCATTAATTACCTGCCACATATAACAAATACCCTATCTGTCTTAGTTAACCGCGGATATTAACTAACCCAATGACGTGCTTCTTCTAGTGATACAAATACTGCAACCTGCCAATCAATATGACGTTGACGAAACAAAGTTACATAGTACTCGGCAACTTTACGAATATGAGGTTTGTTGGCAATAAAAGCCATTTTAAGGTTTTCGTTCTTGAATGAGTGAGAAAAATCGTTAGCGACGTCAATTTGAATATCCAGTTTACTGAGTGTGACCGTATTTATGTTTAACGCATTTATAAAGACATAATCAATGGCGTCAAACCTTTCATCGTTAAAAACGGTTTCATCGGCACGCTTAACGTCGTCGAAAGTGACGGTATCTGAACAAAAATACTCTACACCTGCTTTGTCCCAATTTAATGTTATGGACATGATAAACTCGTTTATTATCAAAATTGTCGTAATACTAATTGATTGTGCGAGCCTAGCCAATCAAATGTTTAAGACATTTTTGGATTGTCCGCTAACTGGTGGAAATTCAATCTAGAATGAGCCCGCATCATATGTAAGCTTGCTCAGTTAACGAACAAGGGAGGAATAGAGAAAACGCAGTGATTGTTTACGTTGCGTTTTTGTGAAAATGTGAATTGGCTGATGTATAACAACTATGCAAGTACCAAGTTACAAGACCAGGAGCAATGATCGTTTGCAATGAAAAAAACAACAATGTTACCCAACCATTTGTTTGAATAGCGTCTCCTTGTTGAATCAACCATTGATTTCCAATGGGGCCTGCAGAAAACACGATTGCAGAAACAAGGTTCCATCCAAGATGCAAGCCAATGGGGGCATATAAAGATTTCGTTTTTGCAAATGCGTAGGCAAACATCCAACCGCCAGCGCCAGTGATTAAGAATACATAAATCATTAAAACAAGTCTGGATCCGAATACCTCATAACTGAACCAATGATAAATACCAAAGACTATTGAGCTGAAAATACAGGCTTTAATCATTCCGACATGTTTAATTAACAGGTATAGCAGCACGCCTCTAAAGAGTAACTCTTCAAAAAGTACGGCACGGAAGATCCAAAATGAACCACCTAGAAAATCTAATACACTATAGTTATTGTTGATTTGGTAGCTGATGTCTTTAAAGTGAGCTTGCCAGGTAAAATTTATAACAGCAATAGTAGCCATGAAAACTAGGCCAACGTCTAAAGGAAGCTAATTTTAGCCATCGCATCTAAGAACATATTGTTGAAAAACAACGTACAACAAAATTTATGTTTCCATATTGTTAGCGTAAACCAACAAAACAAACTTAAAGCCAATGTATTGTTTGTGCTAGTTAAGTTTGACGCGGTTAATGCGGAGGTGTTAATTTTAAAAACGGTGTAAGTTACTATTTAGCGAAGGAATATTGATGAGCAAACACTTGGGTAATGAAAGTCGATGGCAATTGCTTTTAAAACAAACACTGTCGCTTCTGGCCACTTTCTATATTAGTTATCTGTTCTTACATTTTGTTATTTTAGAACTCACTCCAATTGAAAATACGCTTGTTATAGTCGCTATCATTTGGGCAGGCCATATCTTACTCAATTCAATAACCATTGCGATAACGAAAAAGCAAACGTTCGGTGATGTTATTTTTCGTCTACAGTACAATTCGCTTACGGGAAAACAACCTTCAAGTGTTGCTGTATCGTTATTCATTCGTTCATTTATCACCACCAATGTACTTTATCTGCTTGTATGTTTGAACGTACAACTGAAGTTTTCTATGGACGTATTGTTTGGTAGCTTTTGCTTAGCGCTCTTCTTATTAATATTTCCATTTAAACGTCAAAATTTTCAAACGCTAAATCTGTTTGACTGGGTATCCGGTACAAGAGCAATGTAACGGTTTAAATAGATTCTCTAGTAGTACTTGATAGTACTGAAAAAAAGCTAGTTATTCACTTTTGGAATAAAAAAGCCTTTTCTATTCTTTTTAATTTTGAATATCTCGATCTATTCTTGTCCTATATTAGAAATGGGCGAGTTGACGATAGATGTCTGAGCAAAACTTAAATCAAACCATGCTAAGCCAAGAACAATTGAGCACGCTGAAAGAAACCATTGGTGGCTATTCTCCGTTGCAATTGGCGTGGGCTAGTGGGTATTTAGCGGCGAAAAGTGAAGGTTCCTCTGTAGCGGTTTTACCGACGGCGATTGTTCCGCAAGCTTCTGCAACCTTAACTATTTTATATGGTTCACAAACAGGCAATGCGAAAGGTGTTGCTACAAGTCTTGCTGAACAAGCGCAAGCGCAGGGGCTTACTGTTGAATGCAAAAGCATGGGCGAGTTTAAACCGAAAAGTATTAAAAATGTTACCCATTTACTCATTGTTGCCAGCACAAATGGTGAGGGTGAGCCACCTGATGACGCGATTGGTTTTCATGAATTTTTATCGTCTAAAAAAGCGCCTAAATTAGAACACTTGCATTACAGTGTATTGGCATTAGGTGACTCAAGCTACGAATTCTTTTGTCAAACGGGTAAAGACTTTGACGAGTATCTTGCCAAATTAGGGGCAAAACAAATTGCACCGCGTTTAGATTGTGACGTTGATTATGATGATGATGCAAAAGCGTGGTCGGAAGATATTTTATCAAAATCTAAAGAGCTACTTGGTGCTAGCACTTCTCAGACGAATGTTGTTGCTATGCCAACAGCCGGTGCGACCAGTCAATACACTAAACAGAATCCTTATGTTGCTGAATTAAGCGTTAGTCAAAAAATTACCGGACGAGATTCAAATAAAGATGTACGTCATATTGAAATTGATTTAGGCGAGTCAGGTATTACCTATCAAGCTGGCGATGCTTTAGGTGTGTGGTTTGAAAATGACATTTTGTTAGTTGATGAATTAATTGCAGCATTGTCATTGTCTGCTGATGAAACAATCACAGTCGCAGGTGAAGCTTATCGTTTGCAAGATGCCTTACTTACAAAGCTAGAAATTACTCAAACTGCGCCAGCGTTTATAGAGTTTTGGGCGAATATCTCAAACGATGAAGCGTTAATAAAGTTAGCAAGCGACAAAAATATTGCACGTGAATATGCAGCTAATCATCAGATTGTTGATATTGTGAAATCGGCACCGGCAAAGGTAGAAGCACAGGTCTTTGTTGATGCATTGCGTAAAATAACGCCACGTTTGTATTCTATTGCATCAAGTCAATCTGAAGTTGACGAAGAGGTACATTTGACCGTCGGCTTAGTAGAATACGAAGCCAATGGTCAAGCTCGTGCAGGCGGTGCATCGAGCTTTTTAGGTAAGCGTCTAGCAGAAGGCGGAGAAGTTAAGGTGTTTATTGAACACAATGACAATTTCCGTTTACCACCAGACGGTAATACGCCAGTTATTATGATTGGTCCAGGTACTGGTATTGCACCATTTAGAGCGTTTATGCAAGAACGTGATGCAGCAGAAGCAGAGGGTGATAACTGGTTATTCTTTGGTGATCAAACATTTACACAAGACTTTCTATATCAGTTGGAATGGCAAGGCTACTTGAAATCAGGTTTATTAACTCGTCTTGATCTAGCCTTTTCTCGTGATCAAGCTGAAAAAATATATGTACAAGATCGATTGCGTCAGCAAGCAGCTGATGTGTTCGCTTGGTTAGAACGCGGTGCTCACCTTTATATTTGTGGTGATATGAGCCGTATGGCGAAAGATGTTGAATCAGCATTACTAGACATT containing:
- a CDS encoding CPBP family intramembrane glutamic endopeptidase, with the translated sequence MATIAVINFTWQAHFKDISYQINNNYSVLDFLGGSFWIFRAVLFEELLFRGVLLYLLIKHVGMIKACIFSSIVFGIYHWFSYEVFGSRLVLMIYVFLITGAGGWMFAYAFAKTKSLYAPIGLHLGWNLVSAIVFSAGPIGNQWLIQQGDAIQTNGWVTLLFFSLQTIIAPGLVTWYLHSCYTSANSHFHKNAT
- a CDS encoding assimilatory sulfite reductase (NADPH) flavoprotein subunit, with product MSEQNLNQTMLSQEQLSTLKETIGGYSPLQLAWASGYLAAKSEGSSVAVLPTAIVPQASATLTILYGSQTGNAKGVATSLAEQAQAQGLTVECKSMGEFKPKSIKNVTHLLIVASTNGEGEPPDDAIGFHEFLSSKKAPKLEHLHYSVLALGDSSYEFFCQTGKDFDEYLAKLGAKQIAPRLDCDVDYDDDAKAWSEDILSKSKELLGASTSQTNVVAMPTAGATSQYTKQNPYVAELSVSQKITGRDSNKDVRHIEIDLGESGITYQAGDALGVWFENDILLVDELIAALSLSADETITVAGEAYRLQDALLTKLEITQTAPAFIEFWANISNDEALIKLASDKNIAREYAANHQIVDIVKSAPAKVEAQVFVDALRKITPRLYSIASSQSEVDEEVHLTVGLVEYEANGQARAGGASSFLGKRLAEGGEVKVFIEHNDNFRLPPDGNTPVIMIGPGTGIAPFRAFMQERDAAEAEGDNWLFFGDQTFTQDFLYQLEWQGYLKSGLLTRLDLAFSRDQAEKIYVQDRLRQQAADVFAWLERGAHLYICGDMSRMAKDVESALLDIVAEQGNKTAEQAEQYLKDLRNAKRYQKDVY